One genomic region from Dromaius novaehollandiae isolate bDroNov1 chromosome 21, bDroNov1.hap1, whole genome shotgun sequence encodes:
- the KCNJ1 gene encoding ATP-sensitive inward rectifier potassium channel 1, protein MFSYLRKRFTSHITERSRRRARLVSKDGRCNIEFGNVEEQSRFVFLIDIWTTILDLRWRYKMTIFISAFLGSWFLFGLLWYVVAYIHKDLPEFNPSINHTPCVENINGLTSAFLFSLETQVTIGYGFRCVTEQCVTAIFLLIFQSILGVIINSFMCGAILAKISRSKKRAKTITFSKNAVISKRGGKLCLLIRVANLRKSLLIGSHIYGKLLKTTITPEGETIILDQVNIEFVVDAGNENLFFISPLTIYHVIDKNSPFFRMAAETILQQDFELVVFLDGTVEATSATCQVRTSYIPEEVLWGYRFAPIVSKTKEGKYRVDFQNFSKTVAVETPHCAFCLYNEKETKAKEKKGYDNPGFVMSEVSETSDTKM, encoded by the coding sequence ATGTTCAGCTACCTCCGAAAACGCTTTACGAGCCACATCACAGAACGTAGCCGACGAAGAGCAAGGCTCGTCTCTAAAGATGGAAGGTGTAACATAGAGTTTGGCAATGTAGAAGAACAGTCGAGGTTTGTCTTTTTGATTGATATATGGACAACAATTCTGGATCTCAGATGGAGATACAAAATGACTATCTTCATTTCAGCATTCTTAGGCAGCTGGTTTCTATTTGGTCTCCTCTGGTATGTTGTGGCATACATACACAAAGATCTTCCAGAATTCAACCCTTCCATAAACCACACCCCCTGCGTTGAGAACATCAATGGCCTGACCTCAGCTTTCCTGTTCTCCCTAGAGACCCAGGTAACCATTGGTTATGGCTTCAGATGTGTCACAGAACAGTGTGTCACAGCCATTTTCCTGCTGATTTTCCAGTCTATCTTAGGGGTAATCATCAATTCTTTCATGTGTGGTGCCATCTTGGCCAAGATATCCAGGTCCAAAAAACGGGCTAAGACCATCACCTTCAGCAAGAACGCTGTCATCAGCAAGCGTGGTGGGAAGCTGTGCCTCCTTATTCGGGTGGCAAACCTCAGGAAGAGCCTGCTGATTGGAAGTCACATCTATGGAAAACTGCTGAAGACCACCATCACCCCAGAAGGAGAGACAATCATTCTGGACCAGGTCAACATAGAATTTGTAGTTGATGCTGGCAACGAGAATCTCTTCTTCATTTCCCCATTAACTATTTATCATGTCATAGATAAGAACAGCCCATTCTTCCGCATGGCAGCAGAAACCATTCTGCAGCAAGATTTTGAACTGGTGGTGTTTTTGGATGGCACTGTTGAAGCCACTAGTGCCACCTGTCAAGTAAGGACCTCCTACATCCCAGAAGAGGTGCTCTGGGGTTACCGCTTTGCTCCCATTGTGTCCAAGACCAAAGAAGGGAAATACAGAGTAGATTTCCAGAACTTCAGCAAGACAGTGGCTGTGGAGACTCCCCACTGTGCCTTCTGTCTCTATAATGAGAAAGAAACCAAAGCCAAAGAGAAGAAAGGTTATGACAACCCTGGCTTTGTCATGTCAGAAGTTAGTGAAACCAGTGACACAAAAATGTAG